In Streptomyces sp. SN-593, a single genomic region encodes these proteins:
- a CDS encoding GNAT family N-acetyltransferase has translation MSSENPRGRDGGSAGPRVRRRADGDVETCVRVLAEVHRRDGYPVDWPDRPGAWLTGGAALGSWVAELDGAVVGHVGLSRAGEGDLAPGLWNARHGTARDTAAVVGRLFVHPEARGRRIGALLIGHAVEESRRHGLHPVLDVVASDTAAAALYERLGWELMATAEQRWARDRRVTIRSYAAPA, from the coding sequence TCGGCGGGTCCCCGCGTCCGGCGCAGGGCCGACGGCGACGTCGAGACGTGCGTGCGGGTCCTCGCGGAGGTCCACCGCCGCGACGGGTACCCGGTGGACTGGCCCGACCGGCCCGGCGCGTGGCTGACCGGCGGCGCCGCGCTCGGCTCCTGGGTCGCCGAACTCGACGGCGCCGTCGTCGGCCACGTCGGCCTGTCGCGTGCCGGCGAGGGCGACCTCGCCCCGGGGCTGTGGAACGCCCGCCACGGGACGGCACGGGACACCGCCGCCGTGGTCGGCCGGCTGTTCGTCCACCCGGAGGCGAGGGGACGCCGGATCGGCGCCCTGCTGATCGGCCACGCGGTGGAGGAGTCCCGGCGGCACGGCCTGCACCCGGTGCTCGACGTGGTCGCGTCCGACACCGCCGCGGCGGCCCTGTACGAGCGGCTGGGCTGGGAGCTGATGGCCACCGCCGAGCAGCGGTGGGCCCGGGACCGGCGCGTGACCATCCGCTCCTACGCGGCGCCCGCGTGA